The Burkholderia ambifaria AMMD genome includes a region encoding these proteins:
- a CDS encoding S53 family peptidase, whose protein sequence is MKRASFMRALRTLVSASVALTFGVSFAQHAPRAPHAFARPPLHLHGPAKRNPVGLSPQRIRSFYGFDQLPARGYGGDDQVIAIVDAYDNPNVEADLRSFSSTFGLPPCASPHCFTKIYATPDKRPPPPDALWALESSLDVQWAHAIAPNARIVLVEAASSSLDDLMSAIALATTPAPAGPGAKVVSISWGSPEFLAETQFDGQFASANGVSFVAGSGDGGNGIDYPAASPYVLSVGGTSIATDASGAYAGETAWAGSGGGQSAIEPEPTYQSNLGIPSDSLGLRGVPDVAYHADPASGFAVYDSYGYAGQHGWFVVGGTSAGAPQWSALISIANSVRVARGKTTLNAVGAIHTVLYGLASSASATNFRDIVSGSNGACGTLCTATAGYDYVTGLGRPMAANLVQALIAAP, encoded by the coding sequence ATGAAACGAGCTTCGTTCATGCGTGCGCTGCGCACGCTCGTCTCGGCGAGCGTCGCGCTCACATTCGGCGTGTCGTTCGCACAGCACGCGCCGCGGGCCCCGCACGCGTTCGCGCGGCCGCCGCTCCATCTGCACGGGCCCGCGAAACGGAACCCGGTCGGGCTGTCGCCGCAGCGGATCCGGAGTTTCTACGGGTTCGATCAATTGCCGGCGCGCGGCTACGGCGGCGACGATCAGGTCATCGCGATCGTCGATGCGTACGACAACCCGAACGTCGAAGCGGACCTGCGATCGTTCAGCAGCACGTTCGGCCTGCCGCCGTGCGCGTCCCCGCACTGCTTCACGAAGATCTACGCGACCCCGGACAAGCGTCCGCCGCCACCCGACGCGCTGTGGGCGCTGGAGAGCTCGCTCGACGTGCAGTGGGCGCACGCGATCGCACCGAATGCGCGGATCGTGCTGGTCGAAGCCGCATCGAGTTCGCTCGACGACCTGATGAGCGCGATCGCGCTCGCGACGACGCCGGCTCCCGCCGGCCCCGGCGCGAAGGTCGTGTCGATCAGCTGGGGCAGCCCCGAATTCCTGGCCGAAACGCAATTCGATGGACAGTTCGCCAGCGCGAACGGCGTGTCGTTCGTCGCCGGGTCCGGTGACGGCGGCAATGGGATCGACTACCCGGCCGCGTCGCCGTATGTGCTGAGCGTCGGCGGTACGTCGATCGCGACCGATGCGAGCGGCGCCTATGCGGGCGAAACGGCGTGGGCGGGCAGCGGCGGCGGACAGAGCGCCATCGAGCCGGAGCCGACGTATCAGTCGAACCTCGGGATACCGTCGGATAGCCTCGGGCTGCGCGGCGTGCCCGATGTCGCCTATCACGCCGACCCGGCGTCCGGCTTCGCGGTCTACGATTCGTACGGCTACGCGGGGCAGCACGGCTGGTTCGTCGTCGGCGGCACGAGTGCGGGTGCGCCGCAATGGTCCGCGTTGATCTCGATTGCGAACAGCGTGCGCGTCGCGCGCGGCAAGACGACGTTGAACGCGGTGGGGGCGATCCACACCGTGCTGTACGGGCTTGCGTCGAGCGCCTCCGCGACGAACTTCCGCGACATTGTCAGCGGCTCGAACGGCGCGTGCGGCACGCTTTGCACCGCGACGGCCGGATACGACTACGTGACCGGCCTCGGGCGGCCGATGGCCGCCAATCTGGTCCAGGCGCTGATCGCCGCACCTTGA
- a CDS encoding H-NS family nucleoid-associated regulatory protein, translating to MATYLELKAQAEALAQKAEAARLAELESLIATMREQIAEYGITPDQLFGRRRAASSGATRAPVAPKYRDPKTGATWSGRGKPPHWIAGAKNRDRFLIEQ from the coding sequence ATGGCTACCTACCTCGAACTCAAAGCACAGGCAGAAGCGCTGGCACAGAAAGCGGAAGCAGCGCGGCTCGCCGAACTGGAAAGCCTTATCGCGACGATGCGTGAGCAGATTGCCGAATATGGCATCACGCCCGACCAGCTTTTCGGGCGACGTCGTGCCGCTTCGTCGGGCGCCACCCGCGCGCCGGTCGCACCGAAGTATCGCGATCCGAAAACGGGCGCGACGTGGAGCGGGCGCGGCAAGCCACCGCATTGGATTGCAGGCGCAAAGAACCGTGACCGGTTTTTGATCGAGCAGTGA